In one Rugosibacter aromaticivorans genomic region, the following are encoded:
- the mfd gene encoding transcription-repair coupling factor: MVFALNSLLSLPAQPKPGQRLDLPSFSASIDALAMAQLARPGHLLTIITASPLEAQRLVEEIAWFAPHLRVHLLPDWETLPYDHFSPHQDLVSERLATLHAVACSECDVLITAASTAISRLAPPSFLAGHTFFMKKGERLDIDKLRAQLTLAGYQHVTQVVAAGEYSVRGGLIDLFPMGTPLPYRIELFDDEIDTLRSFDVDSQRTLYPVPEIRLLPAREFPAGDVGRTIFRQRFRETFEGDASRISLYKDVSNGILPAGIEYYLPLFFDTTATLFDYLPAEALLILHGDVAGAIAEFWTDTAGRYKMLGGDRSRPVLPPQQLFLRDEEFFTAANAWSQWTLKIPAGNAKVVQSKHRAGAGDTVQSANHALPLLAVERKADDPIAHLRRFLTNQPRRVLLLTESPGRRETLHDYLGMHQLNPTACADFAEFLASENPLMLGVGPLSGGFLLDEFALITENELYAATARPRSRRSEARRANLEGWLRDLSELKVGDPVVHEQHGIGRYLGLVHMDFGEGNTEFLHLEYADSAKLYVPVAQLHVITRYSGADPESIHLHTLGSGQWEKAKKKAAEQVHDTAVELLHLYAQRATREGHRFTCNMHDLEAFADGFGFEETPDQLTAIQAVIADMTSGKPMDRLVCGDVGFGKTEVAMRAAFIAVADGKQVAVLCPTTLLAEQHYQNFADRFASLAVKVAEISRFKNAKEQAEAIELVAQGKIDILIGTHRLLQKDVAFARLGLIIIDEEHRFGVRQKESLKALRAQVDVLTLTATPIPRTLGLSLDGLRDFSVIATPPQKRLAIKTFVSKWSTGQIREACLREFKRGGQVYFLHNEVDTIENMRDRLQTLLPEARIIIGHGQLPERELERVMREFTQQKHNLLLCSTIIETGIDNPHANTIIINRADKFGLAQLHQLRGRVGRSHHQAYAYLLTHEDAKPSPQAQRRLDAICAMEELGSGFFLAMHDLEIRGAGEVLGENQSGEIHEIGFAMYTNMLNAAVTALKAGKDVPDLTLPLALTAEINLHTPALLTQDYCPDVHERLMLYKRLANCENDDELRLLQEELIDRYGALPHQSLALLETHRIRLAARALGIKKVDAGPAAIQLQFVPNPPIDPAKIIQLIQKERTIKLAGQDKLSWQKSTATLQERVSALRELFAKLTH; encoded by the coding sequence ATGGTCTTCGCCTTGAATTCTCTGCTGTCACTACCCGCGCAACCCAAGCCGGGCCAACGCCTCGATTTGCCGTCATTTTCCGCATCCATCGATGCCCTCGCCATGGCGCAGCTTGCCCGCCCGGGGCATCTGCTGACGATTATCACGGCAAGCCCGTTGGAAGCGCAGCGGCTGGTTGAAGAAATTGCGTGGTTTGCACCCCATCTGCGTGTCCATCTTTTACCGGATTGGGAAACCCTGCCGTATGACCATTTTTCGCCGCACCAGGATCTGGTCTCAGAACGCCTGGCCACGTTGCACGCCGTCGCATGCAGCGAATGCGATGTCCTCATTACTGCCGCATCCACCGCAATCTCCCGACTGGCACCGCCGTCATTTTTAGCCGGACATACTTTTTTCATGAAAAAAGGCGAGCGCCTGGATATCGACAAACTACGCGCCCAGCTCACTCTGGCCGGCTACCAACACGTCACGCAAGTGGTTGCAGCCGGTGAATACAGCGTGCGTGGCGGATTGATCGATCTCTTCCCGATGGGCACACCGTTGCCTTATCGCATCGAATTGTTCGATGATGAAATCGATACCTTGCGCAGCTTTGACGTTGACTCACAGCGCACCTTGTATCCCGTCCCTGAAATTCGCCTGCTGCCCGCGCGGGAATTTCCCGCAGGGGATGTTGGCCGCACCATCTTTCGCCAGCGCTTCCGCGAAACCTTTGAAGGAGATGCTTCGCGCATCAGCCTGTATAAAGATGTCTCAAATGGCATTTTGCCAGCGGGCATTGAATACTACCTGCCGCTGTTTTTTGATACCACCGCCACCCTGTTCGACTATCTGCCCGCCGAGGCGCTGCTGATTTTGCATGGCGATGTGGCCGGTGCTATTGCCGAATTCTGGACCGATACTGCCGGACGCTACAAAATGCTGGGTGGCGACCGCAGCCGCCCGGTGTTGCCCCCGCAACAGCTATTTTTACGCGACGAAGAATTTTTTACTGCCGCCAACGCCTGGTCACAATGGACGCTAAAAATTCCCGCAGGCAACGCAAAGGTAGTGCAGAGCAAGCACCGCGCTGGCGCTGGTGACACGGTGCAAAGCGCAAACCATGCGCTGCCGCTACTCGCCGTTGAACGTAAAGCGGATGACCCAATCGCTCACCTGCGCCGCTTTCTCACCAATCAACCGCGCCGTGTGCTGCTGCTGACCGAGTCACCCGGCCGTCGTGAAACGCTGCACGACTATCTTGGCATGCACCAACTTAACCCTACCGCCTGCGCTGATTTCGCCGAGTTTTTAGCCAGCGAAAACCCGCTGATGCTGGGCGTTGGTCCGCTCTCGGGTGGCTTCTTGCTTGATGAGTTTGCCCTCATCACTGAAAACGAACTCTATGCCGCCACCGCACGGCCACGCAGTCGCCGCAGCGAAGCGCGGCGTGCCAATCTCGAAGGCTGGCTGCGCGACCTCTCCGAGCTCAAGGTGGGCGACCCGGTGGTGCATGAGCAGCATGGCATCGGCCGCTATCTTGGCCTTGTCCATATGGATTTTGGCGAAGGCAATACGGAATTCCTGCATCTTGAATATGCCGATAGTGCCAAGCTGTACGTACCCGTTGCCCAATTGCATGTCATTACTCGCTACAGCGGCGCTGATCCGGAATCCATTCATCTGCACACCCTAGGCTCCGGCCAGTGGGAAAAAGCTAAAAAGAAAGCCGCCGAACAAGTGCATGACACCGCAGTTGAACTGCTCCATCTGTATGCCCAGCGTGCCACGCGCGAAGGGCATCGTTTCACCTGCAATATGCACGATCTGGAAGCCTTCGCCGATGGCTTCGGGTTTGAAGAAACACCCGATCAGCTAACTGCTATTCAGGCGGTGATCGCCGATATGACATCAGGAAAACCAATGGATCGGCTAGTCTGTGGAGATGTCGGCTTTGGCAAAACAGAAGTCGCCATGCGCGCAGCCTTCATCGCTGTGGCCGACGGCAAGCAGGTGGCCGTGCTTTGCCCGACCACGCTGCTTGCCGAACAACATTATCAAAATTTCGCGGACCGCTTTGCCAGCCTGGCTGTCAAGGTCGCCGAAATCTCCCGCTTCAAGAATGCCAAAGAGCAAGCCGAGGCAATTGAACTGGTGGCACAAGGAAAGATTGATATTCTGATTGGCACGCATCGCCTGCTGCAAAAAGATGTCGCTTTCGCTCGCCTCGGCCTCATCATCATCGATGAAGAACACCGCTTTGGCGTGCGCCAAAAAGAATCGCTCAAGGCGCTCCGTGCACAAGTGGATGTACTCACCCTGACCGCCACGCCCATTCCGCGCACGCTCGGCTTATCGCTCGATGGCCTGCGCGACTTTTCAGTGATCGCCACCCCACCGCAAAAACGCCTGGCGATTAAAACTTTTGTCAGCAAATGGTCCACCGGCCAGATACGCGAGGCCTGCTTACGGGAATTCAAACGCGGCGGCCAGGTGTATTTTTTGCACAACGAAGTAGATACCATTGAAAACATGCGCGACCGTTTGCAAACCCTTCTGCCCGAAGCGCGTATCATCATTGGCCATGGCCAGTTGCCCGAGAGAGAACTCGAGCGCGTGATGCGTGAATTCACGCAGCAAAAACACAACCTGCTGCTGTGCTCGACCATCATTGAAACCGGCATCGACAACCCGCATGCCAACACCATCATCATCAATCGCGCAGATAAATTTGGCCTGGCGCAACTGCACCAATTACGCGGGCGTGTGGGCCGCTCGCACCATCAGGCTTACGCGTATCTGCTCACGCACGAAGATGCCAAGCCCAGCCCGCAGGCACAACGCCGGCTGGATGCCATTTGCGCCATGGAAGAACTTGGCTCAGGCTTTTTTCTCGCCATGCATGATCTGGAAATTCGCGGCGCGGGCGAAGTGCTGGGCGAAAACCAAAGCGGCGAGATTCACGAAATTGGTTTTGCGATGTACACCAACATGCTCAATGCCGCCGTCACCGCATTAAAAGCGGGCAAAGATGTTCCTGATCTTACCTTGCCGCTAGCACTCACCGCTGAAATCAATTTGCACACGCCCGCCCTCCTCACCCAGGATTATTGCCCGGACGTGCATGAACGATTAATGCTTTATAAGCGTCTGGCCAACTGCGAAAACGACGATGAGTTGCGCTTGTTGCAAGAGGAGCTCATCGACCGTTATGGTGCCTTGCCTCACCAATCACTCGCGCTGCTGGAGACCCATCGCATTCGACTGGCTGCGCGCGCACTGGGGATCAAGAAAGTGGATGCCGGCCCTGCCGCGATACAATTGCAATTCGTTCCCAACCCGCCGATTGACCCGGCAAAAATCATTCAGCTGATTCAAAAAGAACGCACCATCAAACTCGCGGGCCAGGACAAACTCTCCTGGCAAAAAAGCACCGCCACACTGCAAGAACGTGTCTCCGCCTTACGCGAATTATTTGCCAAGCTGACTCACTAA
- a CDS encoding MgtC/SapB family protein, whose translation MPPSEPNFAILQAFATSLGIGLLIGLERERQPDIKAGVRTFALVCLLGCLAALLAQTTGNSWILAAGFISVAAMMITALATDPLDNGDPGTTSVVALLVCYALGAIVWYGHASLAVMLGITTTTLLYFKHQLHDITQRLTHTDILSVLQFGVLSLVILPILPNQDFGPYLALNPHHIWWMVVLISGVSLAGYTALRLVGTRHGAMLLGIFGGLVSSTATTMIFSRHARQRAALVPVAGVIVLLATLVVMVRIGLVAFLIAPTLIASLAPVLGSGLLLGVLAVLWARQQQHRESNEALPMPEISNPTEIKTALTFGALYALILVLSAWLKDIAGSQGLYLLALISGLTDVDAITLSALRLFGAAQLSTDQAVTTITLAMLSNLAFKSGLIVVLGGRALARRTLFGMLAVAIGLIIGLLCLVY comes from the coding sequence ATGCCTCCCTCAGAGCCAAACTTCGCCATATTGCAAGCCTTTGCCACCAGCCTTGGGATTGGTTTGCTGATCGGCCTCGAACGGGAACGCCAACCAGACATCAAAGCCGGTGTGCGCACCTTTGCCCTGGTTTGCCTGCTGGGGTGTCTGGCCGCGTTGCTGGCGCAGACTACCGGCAACAGCTGGATCCTTGCGGCCGGGTTCATCAGCGTAGCGGCCATGATGATTACGGCGCTAGCCACTGACCCACTGGACAACGGCGACCCAGGCACCACATCAGTGGTGGCACTGCTGGTGTGCTACGCATTAGGTGCCATTGTCTGGTACGGCCATGCGTCCCTCGCTGTCATGCTGGGCATCACCACGACAACACTGCTGTATTTCAAGCACCAATTGCATGACATAACCCAGCGCCTGACGCATACGGATATTTTGTCCGTGTTGCAGTTTGGCGTGTTGTCACTGGTAATTTTGCCCATTCTGCCCAACCAGGATTTTGGCCCTTATCTCGCCCTCAATCCACACCATATCTGGTGGATGGTCGTCCTCATTTCTGGCGTTTCACTGGCGGGATATACCGCGTTGCGTCTGGTCGGCACGCGTCACGGTGCCATGCTGCTGGGTATTTTTGGCGGGTTGGTTTCATCCACCGCCACGACGATGATTTTTTCTCGTCACGCACGCCAAAGGGCAGCGCTGGTGCCCGTTGCCGGAGTAATTGTGCTGCTTGCCACGCTCGTGGTGATGGTGCGCATTGGCCTTGTTGCCTTCCTCATCGCGCCCACCCTCATCGCTTCCCTCGCTCCCGTACTGGGTAGCGGCCTGTTGCTGGGGGTGTTAGCCGTGTTGTGGGCGCGGCAACAACAGCATCGCGAAAGCAACGAAGCGCTGCCTATGCCGGAAATCAGCAACCCGACTGAAATCAAAACGGCGCTGACTTTTGGCGCGCTCTATGCGCTGATCCTTGTGCTGTCTGCCTGGTTGAAGGATATTGCCGGTAGCCAGGGCCTGTACCTGCTGGCCCTGATTTCCGGGCTAACCGATGTGGATGCCATCACGCTCTCGGCACTGCGCCTGTTTGGTGCGGCACAACTCAGTACAGATCAGGCAGTGACCACAATCACGTTGGCCATGCTATCCAACCTGGCATTTAAAAGTGGTCTCATCGTAGTGCTGGGAGGACGCGCACTGGCTCGTCGCACCTTGTTCGGCATGCTGGCTGTTGCCATCGGATTGATCATCGGCCTGCTATGCCTTGTTTATTAA
- a CDS encoding SDR family NAD(P)-dependent oxidoreductase — protein MTISNENAGRFASKVAVITGAAQGIGFAAAQRMGREGCRIVIADFSAGPAAEAVAALKAEGIEAIAAVGDLSVYAQAEAAMQQAKQAFGAIHILVNNVGGTIWMKPFWHYTEDEIRTEVDRSFWPTMWCARAVIPVMRETGGAIVNVSSNAVEGEYRIPYSASKGAVEGLTTALAVEVAGFGIRVNCIAPGGTSAPERKTQRNVKPVTAQDQQWQEQFMMLLKDEELLTPWSTAEQQAGVIAFLASEDAAHITGEIIHTGRRGKRIFDKLGFIP, from the coding sequence GTGACCATCAGTAATGAAAATGCAGGCCGTTTTGCCAGCAAGGTAGCGGTTATTACCGGAGCGGCGCAGGGTATCGGTTTTGCTGCGGCGCAGCGCATGGGGCGGGAGGGATGCCGTATCGTCATCGCCGACTTTTCAGCGGGGCCCGCAGCGGAAGCCGTAGCAGCGCTCAAGGCTGAAGGCATTGAGGCGATCGCCGCTGTGGGCGATCTGAGTGTGTATGCCCAGGCTGAGGCAGCAATGCAACAAGCGAAACAGGCTTTTGGGGCGATTCATATCCTGGTCAATAACGTCGGCGGAACGATCTGGATGAAGCCCTTCTGGCATTACACCGAGGATGAAATTCGCACGGAAGTTGATCGTTCATTCTGGCCCACGATGTGGTGCGCACGCGCCGTTATTCCTGTCATGCGTGAAACGGGTGGCGCGATTGTCAATGTCAGCTCGAACGCGGTCGAAGGCGAATACCGAATTCCTTATTCGGCATCCAAAGGGGCCGTGGAAGGGCTGACGACAGCCCTGGCTGTAGAGGTTGCAGGCTTCGGCATTCGGGTGAATTGCATTGCGCCCGGCGGCACGTCAGCGCCGGAGCGAAAGACACAACGTAACGTGAAACCTGTCACTGCGCAGGATCAGCAGTGGCAGGAGCAGTTCATGATGTTGTTAAAGGATGAAGAACTGCTCACCCCGTGGTCTACCGCCGAACAACAAGCGGGGGTGATCGCCTTTTTAGCGTCAGAGGATGCGGCGCATATCACGGGTGAAATTATTCATACCGGCCGTCGCGGCAAGCGGATTTTTGACAAGCTGGGGTTCATTCCGTAG
- a CDS encoding aromatic ring-hydroxylating dioxygenase subunit alpha encodes MNKLEGLVDLKTGAQRRLIYSDQAIYEQELERVFGRCWLFLAHESQIPNPGDFFRTYMGEDDVLVIRQEDKSIKAFINSCTHRGNRLIRADRGNARAFACNYHGWAFGIDGSLATVPLEREVYFNEIDKDQFHLVPVDNVASYRGLIFGCFDKDAPSLEEYLGDSRWYLDAVLDAMPGGTELIGATQKVVLHTNWKLPVENVCGDGYHLGWSHAGAMKAVQSGDLSGFTVGNSSVDLEGGMSVAGLNGNSVLAALDGRSGYAFYPDPTLALKYLEENRAKAVARLGKFRGEKLWGSQINFTVFPSLQFLPGLNWFRVYHPKGPGQIEMWTWAIVEKAMPDELKQQILDNVLLTFGPAGLFDNDDGDNLASCTVQSRGWRTRQMPVYTNMALGRSGQRVGLPGDIASGIVSEHNQRYFYRRWQEHMQAKDWSEVPQYNINPLEAEHEQRPVQAA; translated from the coding sequence ATGAATAAGCTTGAAGGCTTGGTTGACCTGAAGACAGGCGCGCAGCGGCGGCTGATTTATTCTGATCAAGCGATATATGAGCAAGAGTTGGAGCGGGTCTTTGGTCGTTGCTGGCTGTTTTTGGCGCACGAATCGCAGATTCCGAACCCCGGTGATTTTTTTCGCACCTACATGGGCGAAGATGACGTTCTGGTGATCCGCCAGGAGGATAAATCGATCAAGGCATTCATCAACAGCTGTACGCACCGTGGCAACCGGCTTATTCGTGCCGATCGCGGTAATGCCCGCGCCTTTGCCTGTAACTACCACGGTTGGGCTTTTGGTATTGACGGCAGCCTGGCCACCGTGCCCTTAGAGCGCGAAGTGTATTTCAACGAAATCGACAAAGACCAGTTTCATCTGGTGCCGGTTGACAACGTCGCCTCCTATCGCGGGCTGATCTTTGGCTGCTTTGATAAAGATGCGCCCTCATTGGAAGAATATCTAGGGGATTCGCGCTGGTATCTGGATGCCGTTCTGGACGCCATGCCAGGTGGCACCGAGTTAATCGGTGCGACGCAAAAAGTCGTGCTGCATACCAACTGGAAACTGCCGGTCGAAAATGTGTGCGGTGATGGCTACCATTTAGGCTGGTCGCATGCGGGCGCCATGAAAGCGGTGCAAAGCGGGGACCTCTCCGGCTTTACCGTAGGCAATTCAAGTGTGGATCTTGAGGGCGGCATGTCGGTTGCGGGACTCAACGGTAACTCGGTTCTGGCGGCGCTTGATGGTCGCTCGGGCTATGCCTTTTACCCTGACCCGACACTGGCATTGAAGTATCTCGAAGAAAATCGTGCCAAAGCCGTGGCCCGCCTGGGCAAGTTTCGTGGCGAAAAGCTCTGGGGGTCACAAATCAACTTCACTGTGTTCCCCAGCCTGCAGTTTTTGCCCGGTCTCAACTGGTTCCGCGTGTATCACCCCAAAGGCCCTGGCCAAATTGAAATGTGGACCTGGGCGATTGTCGAAAAAGCCATGCCGGACGAATTAAAGCAGCAGATTCTGGATAACGTCCTGCTGACCTTTGGCCCGGCGGGCCTGTTTGACAACGACGATGGCGACAACCTGGCCTCGTGCACCGTGCAATCCCGTGGCTGGCGTACGCGGCAAATGCCGGTGTATACCAATATGGCATTGGGCCGCTCAGGCCAGCGCGTTGGCCTGCCGGGTGATATTGCCTCGGGCATTGTCAGCGAACATAACCAGCGCTATTTTTACCGCCGCTGGCAAGAACACATGCAGGCCAAGGATTGGTCTGAAGTGCCGCAATACAACATTAATCCCCTGGAGGCTGAACATGAACAGCGCCCTGTCCAAGCCGCTTGA
- a CDS encoding aromatic-ring-hydroxylating dioxygenase subunit beta, which translates to MNSALSKPLEVPVMLAVDKHLAVQQHLFYEARLLDDERFNDWLALLEEDIRYRMPVTERRFRKDRSAPLAFGGGYIFDDTKARLAMRVERLQSGLVWAEDPRNKVRRSISNVEIWQGAEANEAEVYSVVSIHRSRIDGEEKHFVAGRRDVWRETTQGWRLALREIRLDNAVVLDSNMNTFF; encoded by the coding sequence ATGAACAGCGCCCTGTCCAAGCCGCTTGAGGTGCCTGTCATGCTGGCCGTGGATAAACACCTGGCAGTCCAGCAACACCTGTTTTACGAAGCGCGGTTGCTGGATGACGAGCGTTTTAACGACTGGCTCGCCTTGCTCGAAGAAGATATCCGTTACCGCATGCCCGTCACTGAGCGACGTTTCCGCAAAGACCGTAGTGCACCACTGGCCTTTGGTGGCGGCTATATTTTTGATGACACGAAAGCCCGCTTGGCCATGCGCGTCGAGCGCCTGCAGTCCGGGCTGGTGTGGGCGGAAGACCCGCGCAACAAAGTGCGTCGCAGCATCAGCAATGTCGAAATCTGGCAAGGCGCGGAAGCCAACGAGGCAGAGGTGTATTCGGTAGTGAGCATTCATCGCAGCCGGATTGACGGTGAAGAAAAACATTTTGTGGCCGGTCGTCGTGATGTGTGGCGTGAAACCACCCAAGGCTGGCGACTCGCCTTGCGTGAAATCCGGCTCGACAATGCCGTGGTATTAGACAGCAACATGAACACATTTTTTTAA
- a CDS encoding aromatic ring-hydroxylating oxygenase subunit alpha has protein sequence MSTHSTHVYTGTYTGDAPRVWPAKVNQIPKEVFGDEALFEEELKKIFYGDTWHAVGHAAEIPNVGDFKTFDLGRVPLLIARGKDNQVRVFFNSCTHRGNQLETSVSGNRKEFECPYHRWLFSLDGTLAACPGSKEFAPDFKQEHFGLVEVKTDQYLGLILVTMGKNTPPLKEWLGESALPTLNALLGGDGRLKLLGYQKVRYASNWKGYNDNDGYHAPLLHTGFRLLNWQGGKGFQRMTPNGHVLFEAELKPATGNGFLKDPSLIEFKGSNPERGSVITQLFPMTVMTKHMDVINLRFAIARSHEVTEVHYAYFAHEDDSEELVQHRIRQSSNLLGACGMVSMEDAAIFQRIHIGNQTPGFAEFQKGVTSLTEIPTDVKQNDETGNLPRWEHYRKVMGFKREGEQ, from the coding sequence ATGTCAACGCACTCAACACACGTCTACACAGGCACCTATACCGGTGACGCACCCAGGGTATGGCCGGCCAAGGTCAACCAGATTCCCAAGGAAGTTTTTGGCGATGAAGCGCTGTTTGAAGAAGAACTCAAGAAGATTTTTTACGGCGACACGTGGCACGCTGTCGGCCATGCGGCAGAAATTCCCAATGTGGGCGATTTCAAGACCTTTGATCTGGGCCGGGTCCCCCTGCTGATTGCGCGCGGCAAGGATAACCAGGTGCGGGTGTTTTTCAACAGCTGCACGCATCGTGGCAACCAGCTGGAAACCTCTGTCAGCGGTAACCGCAAGGAATTCGAATGTCCCTATCACCGCTGGCTGTTTTCGCTGGACGGCACGCTGGCCGCCTGCCCGGGGTCGAAAGAATTCGCGCCGGACTTCAAGCAGGAGCACTTTGGCCTGGTCGAGGTTAAAACCGATCAGTATCTCGGCTTGATCCTGGTCACCATGGGCAAGAACACGCCACCGCTGAAAGAGTGGCTGGGCGAATCCGCGCTGCCAACGCTGAACGCACTATTGGGCGGTGATGGTCGCCTCAAGCTGCTGGGCTACCAAAAAGTGCGCTACGCCTCGAACTGGAAAGGCTATAACGATAACGACGGCTATCATGCGCCGTTGTTGCACACCGGATTTCGCTTGCTGAACTGGCAAGGGGGCAAAGGCTTTCAGCGCATGACGCCGAACGGGCATGTGCTCTTTGAAGCCGAATTAAAGCCAGCGACAGGTAATGGTTTTCTTAAAGATCCTTCGCTGATCGAATTCAAAGGCAGTAACCCCGAACGAGGTTCAGTCATCACCCAGTTATTTCCGATGACAGTGATGACCAAGCACATGGATGTGATTAATCTGCGCTTTGCCATTGCACGCAGCCATGAGGTCACCGAAGTGCACTACGCCTACTTTGCGCATGAGGACGACAGTGAAGAATTGGTGCAGCATCGCATCCGCCAGTCATCCAACCTGCTGGGCGCCTGTGGCATGGTGAGCATGGAAGACGCCGCTATCTTTCAGCGAATACACATCGGCAATCAAACCCCCGGCTTTGCCGAGTTCCAAAAAGGTGTCACTAGCCTTACAGAGATTCCCACGGACGTCAAGCAAAACGATGAGACCGGCAACCTGCCGCGCTGGGAACACTACCGAAAAGTCATGGGCTTCAAACGGGAGGGCGAGCAATGA
- a CDS encoding aromatic-ring-hydroxylating dioxygenase subunit beta codes for MSQAITAAHNSAIDALHTAYLAALDQGDMAAWAATFALAPDTRYFCTSAENDRRGLPLALMYDDCRGRIDDRVSFVTKVWAGTYQPYRTRHFIQRLSMDAAGTNQYRVTSGFTIMMTPEGGATTVLTSGEYRDLIEIQGDGDKFRAVFRERRAVYDADVLPRYIVFPF; via the coding sequence ATGAGTCAAGCAATCACCGCGGCACACAACAGCGCCATTGACGCGCTCCACACCGCATACCTCGCCGCCCTGGACCAAGGCGACATGGCGGCCTGGGCCGCCACCTTCGCTTTGGCCCCCGACACCCGTTACTTTTGCACCTCCGCAGAAAACGACCGGCGTGGTTTGCCGCTGGCGCTGATGTACGACGACTGTCGCGGCCGGATAGACGACCGCGTCTCGTTCGTGACCAAAGTCTGGGCCGGCACCTATCAACCCTATCGCACCCGTCACTTCATTCAGCGCCTGAGCATGGACGCCGCAGGGACTAACCAATACCGCGTGACCTCCGGTTTTACGATCATGATGACCCCCGAAGGGGGCGCCACCACGGTACTCACCAGTGGCGAATACCGCGACCTGATCGAGATCCAGGGGGATGGTGACAAATTCCGCGCCGTGTTCCGCGAACGGCGCGCTGTGTATGACGCCGATGTGCTGCCACGCTATATCGTGTTTCCGTTTTGA